In one window of Bizionia sp. M204 DNA:
- a CDS encoding M20/M25/M40 family metallo-hydrolase, whose product MVSVGFIHAQNTDAVVESIIKEATENSQLERLAHEMLDVIGPRLVGTPQMKQANDWAVAQYGKWDISARNEKWGEWRAWDRGITHIDMVHPRIQSLDGMQLAWSPSTGSKGVTAEVIILPTVKDSLEFNNWMKSVKGKFVMTSMYQTTGRPDYNWEEFATDESFEKMKKERDSLSTEWYANLKRMGYNSRNINQALETAGAAGIITSYWSKAFGSNKIFSARTEKIPTVDIELEDYTMLYRLAKYGSKPRVKIVAESKDLGVATNYNTIAEIKGSEKPDEYVIMSAHFDSWDGGTGATDNGTGTLVMMEAMRILKKVYPKPKRTILVGHWGSEEQGLNGSRAFVEDHPEIVKNIQAVFNQDNGTGRVVNLSGAGFLHAYEYLSRWLEPVPNDISKHIETNFPGSPSGGGSDNASFLAAGAPSFNLSSLSWSYWNYTWHTNRDTYDKIVFDDVRSNAILTAILVYMACEDPNRASSEKIILPVNSRTGEQRTWPEPRSPQRKGGLND is encoded by the coding sequence ATGGTTTCCGTAGGTTTTATTCATGCACAAAATACGGATGCTGTTGTTGAAAGTATTATAAAAGAAGCTACTGAAAATTCACAATTAGAACGTTTAGCACACGAAATGTTAGATGTAATTGGTCCGCGTTTAGTGGGAACACCACAAATGAAACAGGCCAATGATTGGGCTGTTGCTCAATATGGGAAATGGGATATTTCAGCTAGAAATGAAAAATGGGGAGAATGGCGTGCATGGGATCGTGGTATCACACATATTGATATGGTGCACCCAAGAATCCAATCGTTAGATGGTATGCAATTAGCTTGGAGTCCAAGCACGGGATCCAAAGGAGTTACAGCAGAAGTAATAATACTCCCAACGGTTAAAGATTCTTTGGAGTTTAATAATTGGATGAAAAGTGTAAAAGGCAAATTCGTTATGACATCTATGTATCAAACTACGGGGCGTCCAGATTATAACTGGGAAGAGTTCGCAACAGACGAATCATTCGAAAAAATGAAAAAAGAACGCGATTCGCTCTCAACAGAATGGTATGCCAACTTGAAGAGAATGGGTTATAATTCAAGAAATATTAATCAAGCATTAGAAACGGCTGGAGCAGCCGGAATTATTACGTCCTACTGGTCTAAAGCATTTGGTTCTAACAAAATTTTTAGCGCAAGAACTGAAAAAATTCCAACCGTAGATATTGAGCTGGAAGATTATACCATGTTATATCGTTTAGCAAAATACGGTAGTAAACCACGTGTGAAAATTGTAGCGGAATCTAAAGATTTAGGTGTAGCTACAAATTATAATACTATAGCTGAAATAAAAGGTTCTGAAAAACCAGACGAGTATGTTATTATGTCAGCCCATTTCGATTCTTGGGATGGTGGAACTGGAGCTACCGATAATGGTACTGGAACATTAGTTATGATGGAAGCTATGCGCATTCTAAAAAAGGTATATCCAAAACCAAAACGTACTATTTTAGTTGGTCATTGGGGAAGTGAGGAGCAAGGTTTAAATGGGTCTCGGGCTTTTGTGGAGGACCATCCTGAAATTGTGAAAAACATTCAAGCCGTATTTAATCAAGATAACGGAACAGGTCGTGTTGTGAATCTTTCTGGTGCTGGTTTTTTGCATGCTTATGAGTATTTATCACGTTGGTTAGAGCCAGTTCCAAACGATATTTCAAAGCATATTGAAACTAATTTTCCAGGTTCGCCTAGTGGAGGTGGATCAGATAATGCATCGTTTTTAGCCGCTGGCGCGCCATCATTTAACTTGAGCTCATTAAGTTGGTCTTACTGGAATTATACATGGCATACAAATAGAGATACCTATGACAAAATTGTCTTTGATGACGTAAGAAGTAATGCTATTTTAACGGCTATTTTAGTTTATATGGCTTGCGAAGATCCAAATAGAGCATCTTCCGAAAAAATAATACTACCTGTTAACTCGAGAACAGGTGAGCAACGTACTTGGCCAGAGCCACGTTCACCACAGCGCAAAGGCGGTCTTAATGATTAA
- the metK gene encoding methionine adenosyltransferase → MPYLFTSESVSEGHPDKVADQISDALIDNFLAFDPESKVACETLVTTGQVVLAGEVKSNTYLDVQKIARDTINKIGYTKGAYMFDGSSCGVFSAIHEQSEDINRGVDRASKEEQGAGDQGMMFGYATSETENYMPLALDLSHRLLLELAELRREEKDITYLRPDSKSQVTIEYSDDNVPQRIEAIVISTQHDEFVLPKSKSAEDKNAAEEEMIARINKDIKEVLIPRVVVKLPEHIQELFNDDITYHINPTGKFVIGGPHGDTGLTGRKIIVDTYGGKGAHGGGAFSGKDPSKVDRSAAYATRHIAKNLVAAGIADEILVQVSYAIGVVKPTSIYIDTYGTCPFNLTDGEIAQKVTEIFDMRPFAIESRLKLRQPMYSETAAYGHMGRKNETITKTFEQLNGESITLDVELFTWEKLDYVDKVKAAFDL, encoded by the coding sequence ATGCCATATTTATTTACTTCGGAAAGTGTTTCTGAAGGACATCCAGATAAAGTTGCCGACCAGATAAGTGACGCATTAATTGATAATTTTTTAGCTTTTGATCCCGAATCAAAGGTAGCCTGTGAAACATTAGTAACAACGGGGCAAGTTGTTTTAGCAGGCGAAGTAAAATCCAACACCTACCTAGACGTTCAGAAAATTGCACGTGATACCATTAATAAAATTGGATACACCAAAGGCGCGTATATGTTTGATGGTAGTTCGTGTGGTGTGTTTTCTGCCATTCATGAACAGTCAGAAGACATTAATCGAGGTGTAGATCGCGCGAGTAAAGAAGAACAAGGTGCAGGAGATCAAGGTATGATGTTCGGTTATGCGACAAGCGAAACCGAAAACTATATGCCATTGGCTTTAGATTTATCGCACAGATTGTTATTAGAATTAGCAGAATTACGTCGTGAAGAAAAAGACATCACCTATTTACGTCCTGACTCTAAAAGTCAGGTAACTATAGAGTATAGTGATGACAATGTACCACAACGTATTGAAGCTATTGTCATTTCAACACAACACGATGAATTTGTATTACCAAAATCCAAATCTGCTGAAGATAAAAATGCAGCTGAAGAGGAAATGATAGCACGAATAAACAAGGACATTAAAGAGGTACTAATTCCACGCGTGGTTGTAAAACTTCCGGAGCATATTCAGGAATTATTTAATGACGATATCACCTATCATATCAACCCAACAGGGAAGTTTGTTATTGGAGGACCACATGGTGACACCGGTTTAACGGGTCGTAAAATTATTGTGGATACCTATGGAGGAAAAGGTGCCCATGGTGGTGGTGCGTTTTCAGGCAAAGACCCAAGTAAGGTAGATAGAAGTGCTGCTTATGCAACACGACACATTGCCAAAAACTTGGTTGCCGCTGGTATTGCAGATGAAATTTTAGTACAAGTTAGTTATGCTATTGGTGTGGTAAAACCAACCTCTATTTATATTGACACATATGGAACCTGTCCGTTTAATTTAACAGATGGTGAAATAGCACAGAAAGTGACTGAAATTTTTGATATGAGACCATTTGCTATTGAAAGCAGATTGAAATTACGCCAACCTATGTATAGTGAAACGGCTGCCTATGGGCATATGGGACGAAAGAACGAAACTATTACCAAGACATTTGAACAATTAAATGGTGAATCCATTACCTTGGATGTTGAATTATTTACATGGGAAAAATTAGACTATGTGGATAAAGTAAAAGCCGCATTCGACCTATAA
- a CDS encoding App1 family protein, giving the protein MFKKDPFQIITFQSYGSDTHFYLRGRALEDESINLEDKGWFKLLVNTYKRFESDEIKNVDINLKLPNGTILKTKTDNKGYFKCEKQLEGLGALANNEGWLPIVASFSDVNLKRNITNNNIFPAEILIPCEESEFGVISDIDDTILHTGVVSLFKWRVIFNTAFKGAFSRIPFEGAAKFYHKLHRGKSGQNANPLFYVSHSPWNLYRYLKYFLKTNDFPKGPILLRSVNGVFHKKSQDEKPQKQNEIMHILEAYPNLNFILIGDCSEYDADIYMEVSESYPNRILAIYLRIVNHKKKMLRIKALFENYKTTPALLVESSDQAIIHARERGFIK; this is encoded by the coding sequence ATGTTTAAAAAAGATCCGTTTCAAATTATTACGTTTCAAAGTTATGGAAGTGACACGCATTTTTATCTGCGCGGTAGAGCTCTTGAAGACGAATCTATAAACCTAGAAGATAAAGGTTGGTTTAAACTTTTAGTAAACACCTATAAACGGTTTGAAAGTGATGAAATTAAAAATGTTGACATAAATTTAAAGTTGCCCAACGGGACAATTTTAAAAACTAAAACGGACAATAAGGGGTATTTTAAATGCGAAAAACAACTAGAAGGTTTAGGTGCCTTAGCTAATAATGAAGGTTGGTTACCGATAGTTGCATCTTTTAGTGATGTAAATTTGAAGCGAAACATAACCAATAATAATATATTTCCAGCTGAAATTTTAATTCCATGTGAAGAATCAGAATTCGGCGTCATTAGTGATATAGATGATACTATTTTGCATACTGGTGTGGTTTCACTTTTTAAATGGCGCGTCATATTTAATACGGCCTTTAAAGGTGCCTTTAGTCGGATTCCTTTTGAAGGAGCAGCCAAATTCTACCATAAATTGCATCGGGGCAAATCAGGGCAAAACGCAAACCCTTTATTTTATGTTAGTCACAGTCCTTGGAACCTTTATCGGTATTTAAAGTATTTTCTAAAAACGAATGATTTTCCAAAAGGACCCATTTTATTGCGTAGTGTTAATGGGGTTTTTCACAAGAAAAGTCAAGATGAAAAGCCGCAGAAGCAGAATGAAATTATGCATATTCTAGAGGCTTATCCGAATTTGAATTTCATTCTAATTGGTGATTGTAGTGAATATGATGCGGATATTTATATGGAAGTATCAGAAAGCTACCCGAACCGTATTTTGGCTATTTACCTACGAATCGTTAATCATAAAAAGAAAATGTTACGTATCAAAGCCTTGTTTGAAAACTATAAAACAACACCTGCGTTATTAGTTGAAAGTAGCGATCAAGCTATTATTCATGCAAGAGAACGTGGCTTTATAAAATAA
- a CDS encoding deoxynucleoside kinase → MHVAVAGNIGAGKTTLTKLLAKHYKWEPQLEDVVDNPYLDDFYNQMERWSFNLQVYFLNSRFRQVNQIRESGKDIIQDRTIYEDAHIFAPNLHAMGLMTNRDFENYRSLFDLMESFVQGPDLLIYLRSSIPNLVSQIHKRGRDYENTISIDYLSRLNERYEAWIHGYDKGNLLIIDVDNMDFVAKPEDLGTIINKIEAQIHGLF, encoded by the coding sequence ATGCATGTTGCAGTAGCCGGAAATATTGGTGCAGGAAAAACTACACTTACCAAATTATTAGCCAAACATTATAAATGGGAACCGCAACTTGAAGATGTTGTAGACAATCCATATTTAGACGATTTTTACAACCAAATGGAACGTTGGAGTTTCAACCTACAAGTCTATTTCTTAAATAGCCGTTTTCGTCAAGTAAATCAGATTAGAGAAAGTGGTAAGGATATTATTCAAGACCGTACCATTTATGAAGATGCGCATATTTTTGCTCCCAACTTACATGCCATGGGGTTAATGACAAATAGAGATTTTGAAAATTACCGCTCGTTATTTGATTTAATGGAATCCTTTGTTCAAGGTCCCGATTTATTGATTTACTTACGTAGCTCTATCCCGAATTTAGTGAGTCAAATTCACAAACGTGGTCGCGATTATGAAAACACGATTAGTATTGATTATTTAAGTCGCTTAAATGAACGCTATGAAGCTTGGATTCATGGTTATGATAAGGGCAACTTATTAATAATAGATGTAGATAATATGGATTTTGTGGCAAAACCAGAAGATTTAGGGACTATTATCAATAAAATTGAAGCACAAATTCACGGCCTTTTTTAG
- a CDS encoding glycosyltransferase codes for MVLVKSISVIIPAHNERDNLFVLVPHLVAISQGFNVEIIIALSAESQSISAKDFRWNEVSILRCAKKGRAVQMNQAAKSAMGDILVFLHADVLPPLSFFKNIQETVASGMDAGFFSYTFDSDNFWLKINAHFTKTDGIFTGGGDQCLFIKKCVFEILGTFDEDQVLMEDFEFFKRMKKAKTPYTIVNNDLIVSARKYQNNSYLKVNLCNLLMVVLFKCGYKPEKLKTLYGRMLKTT; via the coding sequence ATGGTTTTAGTTAAAAGTATTTCAGTGATTATTCCGGCGCATAACGAACGAGATAACTTATTCGTTTTAGTACCACATTTAGTAGCTATTTCTCAAGGATTTAATGTTGAAATTATTATCGCCTTATCAGCGGAATCCCAGAGTATAAGTGCTAAAGATTTTCGGTGGAATGAGGTTTCTATACTTAGGTGTGCAAAAAAAGGTCGCGCCGTTCAAATGAATCAAGCAGCTAAAAGTGCTATGGGAGATATTCTAGTTTTCCTTCATGCAGATGTTTTACCGCCATTAAGTTTTTTTAAGAATATTCAAGAAACAGTTGCATCAGGTATGGATGCTGGTTTTTTCTCTTATACATTTGATTCGGATAATTTCTGGTTGAAAATAAATGCGCATTTCACCAAAACTGACGGCATATTTACTGGGGGTGGTGATCAATGTTTATTTATTAAAAAGTGCGTTTTTGAAATTTTAGGTACTTTTGATGAAGATCAAGTTCTAATGGAAGATTTCGAGTTTTTTAAACGAATGAAGAAGGCCAAAACACCCTACACCATTGTAAATAACGACTTAATTGTTTCGGCGAGAAAGTATCAAAACAATTCTTACCTAAAAGTTAACTTGTGTAATTTATTAATGGTTGTTTTATTCAAATGTGGCTATAAGCCCGAAAAATTAAAAACCTTATACGGCCGTATGCTTAAAACGACTTAA
- a CDS encoding DUF547 domain-containing protein, which translates to MKTTILKQVILFLSVLLISVQGEAQTDTSEPTNFNALSEQLLTKIKSGQNTQDIQGILKNTSLETLSTALKTDTEKLAFWVNIYNAYIQIILTDKPELFEDRGAFFKKKQIAIAGNMVSFDKIEHGIIRKSQWKLGLGKIRKWFPNKFERTLRVDERDFRIHFVLNCGAKNCPPVAIYTPDKLEAQFDMSSRNYLIKTTTYDNEKKIVTISPLFKWFRGDFGSKNDIKDILKSYAILATTEKFSIDYGDYDWTLDLDNWADFN; encoded by the coding sequence ATGAAAACAACAATTTTAAAACAAGTCATCCTATTTCTTTCCGTTCTATTAATCTCTGTTCAGGGCGAAGCACAAACAGATACAAGTGAACCAACGAACTTTAATGCGCTTTCCGAACAACTGTTGACAAAAATAAAAAGTGGACAAAACACACAGGACATTCAGGGTATTTTAAAGAATACCTCATTAGAAACGTTAAGCACAGCATTAAAAACGGATACTGAAAAACTAGCGTTTTGGGTGAATATATACAATGCCTATATTCAAATTATATTAACCGATAAACCAGAATTGTTTGAGGATCGAGGTGCTTTTTTCAAGAAAAAACAAATTGCTATTGCTGGCAACATGGTGTCTTTTGACAAAATTGAACATGGTATAATTAGAAAATCGCAATGGAAATTAGGACTGGGTAAAATTAGAAAATGGTTTCCTAATAAATTTGAGCGCACATTGCGTGTTGACGAACGCGATTTCAGAATTCATTTTGTTTTAAATTGTGGTGCTAAAAATTGTCCACCTGTCGCTATTTATACGCCAGATAAGCTAGAAGCACAGTTTGATATGAGCTCTAGAAATTATTTAATAAAAACAACCACCTATGATAACGAAAAGAAAATTGTAACCATTTCACCTTTGTTTAAATGGTTTCGAGGCGATTTTGGCTCTAAAAATGACATAAAAGATATACTGAAATCTTATGCTATATTAGCGACCACTGAAAAATTCTCGATAGATTACGGCGATTATGATTGGACATTAGATTTAGATAATTGGGCAGATTTTAATTAA
- a CDS encoding GLPGLI family protein — protein sequence MNQFYKLLAILCLTLSISTYNYAQQDFQGQAYYQTKTTMDLDNWGGRQMSEQQKKQIMERMKTMLEKTYVLTFSQTESTYKEEEKLEAPGSGRGFGMMSSFTGGSQYKNIKDKQMIQEQEFFGKQFLIVDEITELDWELSGETRQIGQYMCFKATAVKKVDEFDWTSMRRRSRDDDKKEDKEKSQDSVKTETDSTATDSTSKDFMADIEVPKEITVTAWYTPQIPVSNGPGEYGGLPGLILEINADRTTMLCSKIVLNPSEKETIKKPTKGKEVTRKEYNAIMKQKMEEMREMYGGRGGRGGGRGR from the coding sequence ATGAATCAATTCTACAAATTACTTGCAATTTTGTGCCTAACCTTATCAATATCTACTTACAATTACGCGCAACAGGACTTTCAGGGTCAGGCTTATTACCAAACTAAAACCACTATGGATTTAGATAATTGGGGTGGGCGCCAAATGAGCGAACAACAAAAAAAGCAAATCATGGAACGTATGAAAACCATGCTTGAAAAAACCTATGTGTTGACATTTTCTCAAACAGAATCTACCTATAAAGAAGAAGAAAAGTTAGAAGCGCCAGGAAGTGGAAGAGGTTTTGGAATGATGAGTAGTTTTACAGGTGGTTCTCAATACAAAAACATTAAAGACAAGCAAATGATTCAGGAACAAGAATTTTTTGGAAAACAGTTCTTAATTGTAGACGAAATAACAGAATTGGATTGGGAATTAAGCGGTGAAACCCGGCAAATAGGTCAGTACATGTGCTTTAAAGCAACGGCTGTAAAAAAAGTTGATGAATTTGATTGGACTAGTATGAGAAGAAGGTCCAGAGATGATGATAAAAAAGAAGACAAAGAAAAAAGTCAGGACTCTGTTAAAACCGAAACGGATTCTACAGCTACGGATTCTACCAGTAAAGACTTCATGGCAGATATAGAAGTGCCAAAAGAAATTACGGTTACGGCTTGGTACACACCTCAAATACCAGTAAGTAATGGACCTGGTGAATATGGCGGTCTGCCAGGGCTTATTTTAGAAATTAATGCAGATAGAACGACTATGTTATGCTCTAAAATTGTTTTAAACCCTTCAGAAAAAGAGACTATTAAAAAACCAACAAAAGGAAAAGAAGTGACGCGTAAGGAGTACAATGCCATTATGAAACAAAAAATGGAAGAAATGCGTGAAATGTATGGTGGTAGAGGCGGCCGAGGCGGCGGTCGTGGACGTTAA
- a CDS encoding TonB-dependent receptor: MKHVITAILLLVVSATFSQVKIEGIVKDSIGNPLELANVIAINQQTSKLESYGITNDQGRYKLTLEKNTDYKVQVSYIGMKTSDASISTKEADISRDFTLENDNALDEIELIYEMPVTVKGDTLIYNADSFNKGTERKLEDVLKNLPGVEINADGQIEVEGKVVSKVMVEGKDFFDGDSKLATKNIPANAVDKVQVLKNHAEVGQLSGVQNNQDNIAINIKLKEGKDAFWFGTVTAGAGVADDNGLYLAQPKLFYYSPKYSVNVIGDINNIGELAFTRRDYFNFAGGFNRPSQTSGTNLNLSDNGLDFLSLQNNRAKEINARFGAANFSYSPNDKLDLSGFGIYTGNKIRLQENSNVIYNDPELGIPDESTESNTTQRSDLGMLKLSAKYKPNASNQLDYEILGRMSQETQEQNVFSTVIGGIAQNEETNPFSLNQNLNYYYTLNENNIFAFEATHLLKDEDPFYNALLANDPTNNADMPNDPYDDTAEDLGMDQNQFIYDLSQNKRVKSNQLDAKLDYWNVLNNKSNINVTFGTILSNQKFNSDIFQTLDDGSIFNNQPVNYNPENDINYTFTDLYVGLHYQLKAGIFTFTPGLSAHAYSAKNEQFGVEYKDNFFRVLPDFNTRIQFKKSETLTFNYRMQTQFTDVNQLAEGLVLNRYNSFFTGNQELESSLAHNLSLMYFSFNMFNYTNVFARVNYTKNIDRIRTASQFQSGSVINVGTPFNSNFADESFSANGRFQRAFGKLRATAQANFSYAKFNQFISTRDNPGELTRSVNENYNQSYTASLRSNYREAPNFEVSYTYGIQDNDQGTRRTKFYTNAPKLEFDALIWKAFTLKSSYEYNVLSDEAGKINSFDFWDASLAYRKDADAKWEFEMKATNLLNTKSQSQTNAGSLSVSTNDYYIQPRFVTLRVIYNL, encoded by the coding sequence ATGAAACATGTAATTACGGCAATATTGCTACTAGTAGTATCTGCCACGTTTTCCCAAGTAAAAATTGAAGGTATTGTAAAAGACAGTATCGGTAATCCACTGGAACTCGCCAATGTCATTGCTATAAACCAGCAAACAAGTAAATTGGAATCCTATGGAATTACTAACGATCAAGGGCGATATAAACTGACTTTAGAAAAAAATACAGATTATAAAGTTCAAGTGAGTTATATTGGAATGAAAACATCCGATGCATCCATTTCAACCAAAGAAGCTGATATTTCAAGAGATTTCACACTAGAGAATGATAATGCTTTAGATGAAATTGAATTGATTTACGAAATGCCCGTAACCGTTAAAGGCGATACGCTTATTTATAATGCCGATTCGTTTAATAAAGGAACCGAACGGAAACTAGAAGATGTCCTTAAAAATTTGCCAGGTGTTGAAATAAATGCGGATGGTCAAATTGAAGTAGAAGGCAAGGTCGTATCCAAAGTGATGGTGGAAGGTAAAGACTTTTTTGATGGCGATTCTAAATTAGCCACCAAAAACATTCCGGCCAATGCCGTAGATAAAGTTCAAGTTCTTAAAAATCATGCCGAAGTTGGCCAATTAAGTGGGGTTCAAAACAATCAAGATAATATTGCTATTAATATTAAACTGAAAGAAGGAAAAGACGCCTTTTGGTTCGGAACTGTTACAGCAGGAGCTGGAGTAGCAGATGATAATGGCTTGTATTTAGCGCAGCCAAAATTGTTTTATTACAGCCCAAAATACAGTGTTAATGTTATTGGAGATATCAACAATATTGGTGAACTAGCCTTTACGCGTCGTGATTATTTTAATTTTGCAGGTGGTTTTAATCGACCTAGTCAAACGAGTGGTACCAATTTAAATTTAAGCGACAATGGTTTAGACTTTTTATCCCTTCAAAATAATCGAGCCAAAGAAATAAATGCCCGTTTTGGTGCTGCAAATTTTAGTTATTCTCCGAATGATAAATTAGATTTAAGCGGATTTGGAATTTATACGGGAAATAAAATTCGATTACAGGAAAACAGTAATGTCATTTATAATGATCCAGAACTAGGAATTCCTGATGAAAGCACTGAAAGTAATACCACACAACGTAGTGATTTGGGGATGTTGAAATTAAGTGCTAAATACAAACCGAATGCTAGTAACCAATTGGATTATGAAATTTTAGGACGTATGTCTCAAGAAACACAAGAGCAAAATGTGTTTTCTACCGTTATTGGAGGAATTGCTCAAAATGAAGAGACAAACCCATTTAGTCTTAATCAGAATTTAAATTACTATTACACCTTAAATGAAAATAATATTTTTGCTTTTGAAGCCACTCACCTTTTAAAAGACGAAGACCCATTTTATAATGCACTTTTAGCCAACGATCCAACAAATAATGCCGATATGCCAAACGATCCTTATGATGATACGGCTGAAGATTTAGGGATGGATCAAAATCAATTTATTTACGATTTATCTCAAAACAAACGCGTTAAATCCAATCAATTGGATGCCAAGTTAGATTACTGGAACGTGCTAAACAATAAGAGTAATATAAACGTAACTTTTGGAACTATTTTAAGTAATCAGAAGTTTAATTCTGATATATTTCAAACACTAGATGATGGATCTATCTTCAATAATCAACCTGTAAATTATAATCCCGAGAATGATATTAACTATACCTTCACCGATTTGTATGTTGGTTTACATTACCAATTAAAAGCCGGAATTTTCACATTCACTCCTGGTTTATCGGCTCACGCTTATAGTGCCAAGAATGAACAATTTGGTGTGGAATACAAAGATAATTTCTTCAGAGTTTTACCAGATTTTAACACGCGTATTCAATTTAAAAAGAGTGAAACCTTAACGTTTAACTACCGTATGCAAACGCAGTTTACAGACGTTAATCAATTAGCTGAAGGATTGGTGTTAAATAGATACAATTCATTCTTTACGGGTAATCAAGAATTAGAAAGTTCATTGGCTCATAATTTAAGCTTAATGTATTTTAGTTTTAACATGTTCAATTATACCAATGTATTTGCTCGTGTGAATTACACAAAAAATATTGATAGAATTAGAACCGCTTCCCAGTTTCAATCTGGTAGTGTAATTAATGTTGGAACACCTTTTAACTCTAATTTTGCTGACGAAAGCTTTTCAGCTAATGGTCGTTTTCAACGTGCTTTTGGAAAACTTCGTGCAACTGCACAAGCTAATTTTAGTTATGCTAAGTTTAATCAGTTTATTTCCACTAGAGATAATCCAGGCGAGCTTACCCGTTCGGTTAATGAAAACTACAACCAATCATACACAGCGTCTTTACGGTCAAATTACCGGGAAGCACCAAATTTTGAAGTAAGCTATACCTACGGAATTCAAGATAACGACCAAGGTACGAGACGAACCAAGTTTTATACCAATGCGCCAAAATTAGAGTTTGATGCCTTAATTTGGAAAGCCTTTACCTTAAAATCCAGTTACGAGTATAACGTGTTAAGTGATGAAGCTGGTAAAATTAATAGTTTTGATTTCTGGGATGCATCATTAGCCTACCGAAAAGATGCAGATGCCAAATGGGAATTTGAAATGAAGGCAACTAACTTGCTAAATACCAAATCGCAAAGCCAAACAAATGCAGGTTCTTTATCTGTAAGCACTAACGATTATTATATTCAACCGCGCTTTGTAACATTGCGCGTTATATACAACTTATAA